The following proteins come from a genomic window of Sinorhizobium fredii NGR234:
- a CDS encoding helix-turn-helix domain-containing protein gives MYLTNSTMSNIEDCNKVLPKSKIVMLAKTDLFAECLTQAISARFQDQDIVSLADADGLLDHNLIDVSLVILYSLPAAEFPSIMRTIHEFHPKAAVGVMVQNADELDSSIADLVDEGLVHGVLPLNLNLDVCLTAIDLLMKGGEHFPAALLRRLAPGGLAGSGVLGQKPASSEDVDMERKTDFAQGLLRMREIQILDLICVGTPNKIIAHRLGLSENTVKVHVRNIYKKMNVHNRTEAASRCFRSDADLASLPRSCADAPEVSA, from the coding sequence ATGTATCTCACGAACTCGACAATGAGCAATATTGAAGATTGCAACAAGGTATTGCCGAAAAGCAAGATTGTAATGCTCGCGAAGACCGACCTGTTCGCCGAATGTCTGACGCAGGCGATCAGCGCGCGTTTTCAGGATCAAGACATCGTAAGCCTTGCCGATGCCGACGGTCTCCTGGACCACAACCTTATCGACGTAAGCCTGGTCATCCTCTACAGCCTACCGGCGGCAGAATTTCCTTCGATCATGCGGACGATCCACGAGTTCCATCCGAAGGCTGCGGTCGGTGTGATGGTGCAGAATGCCGACGAGCTCGACTCGTCGATCGCGGACCTTGTCGACGAAGGGTTGGTCCACGGCGTGCTGCCCCTTAATCTCAATCTCGACGTATGCCTTACCGCCATCGATCTCTTGATGAAGGGCGGCGAGCACTTTCCCGCCGCGTTGCTTCGGCGCCTGGCGCCGGGCGGGCTCGCAGGCAGCGGCGTCCTCGGGCAAAAACCGGCGTCCTCGGAAGATGTCGACATGGAACGCAAGACCGACTTTGCCCAGGGCCTGCTGAGGATGCGCGAGATCCAGATTCTCGATCTCATATGCGTGGGCACGCCGAACAAGATCATCGCCCATCGTCTCGGGCTTTCCGAAAACACCGTCAAGGTGCATGTCCGCAACATCTACAAGAAGATGAACGTGCACAACCGGACGGAGGCGGCGTCGCGCTGCTTCCGGAGCGACGCCGATCTCGCCTCGCTCCCACGCTCTTGCGCCGACGCACCCGAGGTGTCGGCTTGA